The Benincasa hispida cultivar B227 chromosome 9, ASM972705v1, whole genome shotgun sequence genome has a segment encoding these proteins:
- the LOC120085754 gene encoding subtilisin-like protease SBT1.5, whose amino-acid sequence MAALLPAIFLFSLLIPFSSSSSTDASKKTFIVQVHKDAKPSIFPTHKHWYESSLTSISPNKATTSNPDASSTDCGAIIHTYETVFHGFSAKLSPFEVEKLQTLPHIASIIPEQVRHPHTTRSPEFLGLKTSDSAGLLKESDFGSDLVIGVIDTGIWPERQSFNDRDLGPIPSKWKGQCLEAKDFPATSCNRKLIGARFFCSGYEATNGKMNETTEYRSPRDSDGHGTHTASIAAGRYVFPASTLGYARGKAAGMAPKARLAAYKVCWNAGCYDSDILAAFDAAVSDGVDVVSLSVGGVVVPYYLDAIAIGAFRAVAGGVFVSASAGNGGPGGLTVTNVAPWVTTVGAGTMDRDFPADVKLGNGRVVLGTSVYGGPALVPGRLYPLIYAGTEGGDGYSSSLCLEGSLNPNLVKGKIVLCDRGINSRAAKGEVVKKSGGLGMILANGVFDGEGLVADCHVLPATAVGASGGDEIRKYIAEAAKSHSPPTATILFKGTRLGVRPAPVVASFSARGPNPESPEIVKPDVIAPGLNILAAWPEKIGPSGIPTDKRTTEFNILSGTSMACPHVSGLAALLKAAHPGWSPAAIKSALMTTAYTLDNRGETMLDESSGNTSTVLDFGAGHVHPQKAMDPGLIYDLNTYDYVDFLCNSNYSTKNIQVITGKIADCSGAKRAGHTGNLNYPSLSVVFQQYGKHKMSTHFIRTVTNVGDSNSIYKVSIKPPSGISVTVEPEKLAFRRVGQKLNFLVRVQAMAVRLSPGSSSMKSGSIVWTDGKHEVTSPLVVTMQQPLQ is encoded by the coding sequence ATGGCTGCTCTTCTTCCAgcaatctttctcttctctctcctcatcccattttcttcttcttcttctactgatGCTTCAAAGAAGACCTTCATTGTGCAGGTTCACAAAGATGCCAAACCTTCTATTTTCCCAACCCACAAGCACTGGTATGAGTCGTCTTTGACCTCCATCTCTCCCAACAAGGCAACGACGTCAAACCCAGATGCTTCTAGTACTGATTGTGGAGCCATCATTCATACTTATGAAACTGTCTTCCATGGCTTCTCTGCAAAGCTCTCACCTTTTGAAGTTGAGAAGCTTCAAACCCTCCCCCACATCGCCTCCATTATCCCCGAACAGGTTCGCCATCCTCACACAACTCGTTCCCCTGAGTTTCTTGGCCTTAAGACATCCGACAGTGCTGGGTTGCTTAAAGAGTCCGACTTTGGATCTGACCTTGTAATAGGTGTCATTGATACTGGTATTTGGCCGGAGAGACAGAGTTTTAATGACCGCGATCTGGGTCCTATTCCTTCCAAATGGAAAGGCCAGTGCTTGGAGGCTAAAGACTTTCCAGCCACTTCTTGCAACCGTAAACTCATTGGAGCTCGATTCTTCTGCAGCGGGTACGAGGCCACTAATGGAAAGATGAATGAGACCACCGAGTACCGCTCGCCGCGAGATTCCGATGGCCACGGTACACACACAGCGTCCATTGCTGCAGGTCGTTATGTGTTTCCAGCTTCAACTTTAGGCTATGCTCGTGGTAAAGCTGCCGGAATGGCTCCTAAGGCCCGTCTTGCCGCCTATAAGGTGTGCTGGAACGCTGGCTGTTACGACTCCGACATTCTTGCAGCTTTTGATGCTGCCGTTTCCGACGGTGTCGATGTAGTATCACTCAGCGTCGGCGGTGTGGTTGTGCCGTATTATCTCGATGCCATCGCTATTGGGGCTTTTAGAGCGGTGGCAGGCGGGGTTTTTGTTTCGGCATCAGCCGGTAACGGTGGCCCAGGTGGGCTCACTGTGACTAATGTAGCACCATGGGTTACAACCGTAGGAGCTGGAACCATGGATAGAGATTTTCCTGCTGATGTTAAGCTGGGAAACGGGAGAGTTGTACTCGGTACTAGTGTCTACGGCGGACCGGCTTTGGTTCCGGGTCGTTTGTATCCTCTTATTTATGCAGGAACCGAAGGCGGTGATGGATATTCTTCGTCTCTATGCTTAGAAGGTTCATTGAACCCCAATTTAGTGAAAGGGAAGATTGTACTATGTGACAGGGGCATCAATTCAAGAGCTGCTAAAGGTGAGGTCGTGAAAAAGTCTGGAGGATTGGGAATGATTTTAGCAAATGGGGTTTTTGACGGTGAGGGTTTGGTAGCTGACTGCCACGTACTACCTGCCACCGCCGTTGGTGCATCCGGCGGCGACGAGATTCGCAAATATATTGCAGAAGCAGCGAAGTCTCATTCACCGCCAACCGCAACAATTTTGTTCAAGGGAACTCGGCTTGGAGTCAGGCCAGCCCCGGTTGTTGCTTCATTTTCAGCTCGAGGTCCTAATCCAGAGTCCCCTGAAATCGTAAAGCCTGATGTGATTGCGCCAGGGTTGAACATTCTTGCCGCTTGGCCTGAAAAAATTGGGCCTTCTGGAATTCCCACAGACAAGCGTACTACTGAGTTCAACATACTTTCCGGCACTTCCATGGCCTGTCCTCATGTCTCCGGCTTGGCTGCCCTGCTCAAGGCGGCACACCCAGGATGGAGTCCGGCAGCTATAAAATCAGCCCTAATGACCACAGCTTATACTTTGGACAACCGGGGTGAGACGATGTTAGATGAATCTTCAGGCAATACTTCCACGGTCTTGGACTTTGGAGCTGGTCATGTTCACCCACAAAAGGCAATGGACCCTGGTTTAATCTATGACCTGAACACATATGATTATGTTGATTTCTTGTGTAACTCCAACTACTCCACTAAAAATATCCAAGTTATTACGGGGAAGATTGCAGATTGTAGTGGGGCGAAAAGGGCTGGCCATACTGGGAATTTGAATTACCCTTCATTGTCTGTGGTGTTTCAACAATATGGTAAGCATAAGATGTCCACACATTTCATAAGAACTGTGACTAACGTTGGAGACTCCAATTCTATCTATAAGGTATCAATAAAGCCACCAAGTGGAATTTCAGTGACAGTGGAACCAGAAAAGCTGGCGTTTAGAAGGGTTGGGCAAAAATTGAACTTCTTGGTTAGGGTCCAAGCAATGGCTGTTAGACTTTCCCCTGGGAGCTCTAGTATGAAGAGTGGTTCTATTGTTTGGACTGATGGAAAACACGAAGTCACGAGTCCTTTGGTTGTCACCATGCAGCAACCTCTGCAGTAG